The genomic DNA GATGATTTTGTCCACGCCCTGAAGGAAACCAACTGCATCGTAGGGGTCGACGAAGTATATGGCGGAAGCGGTGACTCTTCGATTCCGACAGCCATGGGCGTCATATACGGACTTGAAGCTACAAACGAAACCATCTGGGGATCAAGGGATCTTCATGGGAAGCGCTATGCGATCCAGGGGCTTGGGAAAGTCGGTTTCAAAGTCGCCGAGCGTCTCCTCGAAGAAGGGGCCGATTTGATTGTGACCGATATCAGTCATTACTCTGTTGAAAAACTGCAGCTGAAAGCTAAAGCCCTCGGAACGGCAGTGAAGGCCGTCAGCGGAGACGAAATCTACTCAGTGGATGCCGATGTATTCATCCCTTGTGCCATAGGGGGGATCCTGAATGATGAGACCATCGGACGGTTAAAGGTGAAAGCCGTAGCCGGTTCTGCCAATAATCAGCTCCTCGAGCACAGACACGGGATGTCCCTTCACCAAAAAGGGATCCTGTATGCCCCTGACTATATCGTCAACGCAGGGGGGTTGATCCAGGTAGCCGATGAACTCTATGAACCTAACAAAGAACGCGTCCTCCAGAAAACGGGAGCCATCTATAACAGCCTCCTCAACATCTACACCCAATCAGAAAACGAACACATCACCACCGTCCAGGCAGCAGACCGCTTCTGCGAAAACCGCATCCAGACCAGAACCAAACGAAATAGCTTCTTCACCCACACCAAACGCCCAAAATGGAGCGTAAGGAAGTAAGAAAAGCGGAGGCGGCTTGCCCTGGGGCGACAAGCATAAGGCAGAATCGGCGGAAGGGCATGGTCTTGGCCCTTTTGACGATTATGACTTATGACCTCGAGCCCCAAGCCGCCGTAGCTAGACAGAAAGAAAAGCGGAGGCGGCTTGCCCTGGGGCGACAAGCATAAGGCAGAATCGGCGGAAGGGCATGGTCTTGGCCCTTTTGACGATTATGACTTATGACCTCGAGCCCCAAGCCGCCGCAGCTGGACAAAAAGAAAAGCGGAGGCGGCTCGCCGCCCTAAGCAAAAATGAATAATAAAAAGGAAACCTATCAACCTGACATCCTTGCAATCATCAATACACCCAAAATAAAACAATGGGGAACCATCCCCATGAGAGAGGTGAGGGAATGATCGAACAGTTTCCGATCGTTCAAGTGCTGAATCCGCATGGGGAGTTGAGCCCCGATAGAGAGAAAGAGGTGTCCGAAGGGGTGGCGAGGACGTTCCTGCGCCATCTCATCCGTATCCGGACGTTCGATCGCAAGGCAGTGAGTCTTCAACGGCAGGGGCGCATCGGGACCTATGCCCCTTTTGAGGGCCAGGAGGCGTCCCAGGTAGGGAGCGCCATGGCACTGCATGAAAAAGACTGGCTATTTCCAACGTACCGGGATCATGGGGCAACAATGACCTTTGGGCACCCGCTGCTTCAGATTCTGCTGTTTTGGAAAGGGCGGAACGAGGGTTGTGTCCCGCCTGAAGGAAAGAATATCTTTACCCCGGGCATTCCGATCGCGACCCAGCTCCCACATGCCGTGGGGGCGGCTTATGCCGAAAAGAGGAAAGGGTCGGAGGCTGCCGCCATCGCGTATTTCGGTGATGGAGCGACGTCCGAAGGAGATTTCCATGAGGGCCTTAACCTGGCGAGCGTATGGGGGGCCCCTGTTGTCTTCTTCAACCAGAACAACCGCTATGCGATTTCGGTGCCGATCCACAAGCAGATGAAGACGAAGACGATTGCCCAAAAGGCCCTTGCATATGACATCCCGAGCGTCAGGATCGACGGGAATGATGTGTTCGCCGTCTATTTTGAAACGAAGGAAGCATTGGAGCGGGCGAGGAGAGGGGAAGGACCTACGCTGATTGAAGCTGTGACGTGGAGATACGGTGCACATACGACGGCCGATGATCCAACGAAATACAGGGATCAGGGAGAGAGCGATGTGAAAAGAAGGGAAGATCCGATAGACAGGTTGCAGCGCTATATGGAGCAAAAAGGCTGGTGTGACGAAGAGTGGTTAGAGTCCATCAGGCTGGAGTGTGCCAAGGAGGTCGATGCGGCTGTCGCCGATCTGGAGCAGTATCCGAACCCGGACCCGTCCTTGATCTTTGATCATGTATTCGAAACACCGACTTGGAACGTCCTTCAGCAGAAAGAAAGACTGCTTTCACATCTGAAGGGGGGATCAAGATGAGCATCATGACAACAACCAAAACGATGACGATGGTCCAGGCGATTACCGACGGTCTTCGGGTCATGCTGAACGAACGGAGTGATACCCTGCTCCTTGGGGAGGATATCGGGACGAACGGAGGGGTGTTCCGTGCCACGGATGGCCTCCAGGCAGAATTCGGTGAAGATCGGGTGCTCGACACGCCGCTGAGTGAGGCCGGATTCATTGGTGCTGCGATAGGAATGGCGGTAAATGGATTCCGTCCTGTGGCAGAGGTCCAGTTCCTCGGATTCATCTATCCTGCTTATGAGCAGATCATGACCCACGCAAGCCGCCTGCGCTCAAGAACGCTCGGGCACTATACATGTCCCATGGTCATACGGGCCCCGTACGGAGCTGGTGTCCGGGCGCCTGAGATCCATTCCGATAGTACGGAGGCACTGTTCACTCATATGCCGGGCATCAAGGTCGTGTGCCCTTCTACTCCACGTGAGGCAAAGGGGTTGTTGATTGCGGCCATTGAAGACCCGGACCCCGTCTTATTCCTTGAGCCCATGCAGTGCTATCGGTCGACAAGGGAGGAAGTACCTGAGGGGAAGTATACAGTTGAAATCGGAAAAGGAAGGACCGTCCTTGAAGGAGACGATGTCACGGTCATTGCATGGGGAGCAATGGTGAAGGTGGCTGAGGAGGCGGCGGAGAAAGCAGGTGAAAAGGGGATATCATGCGAGGTACTCGATATGAGGACGTTGTCTCCCCTGGATAAGGATCTTATCACCGAATCTGTCCAGCGAACCGGTAGGACCGTCATTGTCCATGAAGCCCACGCCACGGGGGAGTGGGCAACGATATCCTTGCCATCATCAATGACTTTTCTTTCCTCTATCAGAAGGCTCCTGTCGAGAGGGTGACTGGATTCGACACCCCTGTCCCCTATTTTGGATATGAAGACTATTATCTTCCGGATACAGGCCGCGTCCTCGAAGCAATCGAGAGAGCGGCAGCATATTGAAAGGAGGGAGCCGATGGAGGTCAAGCTGCATGATATAGGGGAAGGAATGACCGAAGCGACGATCAACGCCTTTTTGGTGGGGGTCGGTGAACAGGTGCGTGCGGATCAGCCGCTGGTGGAAGTTCAGACGGATAAGATGACAGCGGAAATCCCGGCACCTGCCAATGGGATCATCAAAGGGTTCAGTGTGAAGGAAGGAGATACGATACGTGTCGGTGAGACGGTATTGATCATGGGTGCCGGCAAGGAGTCGGTAGCGCCCAAACGTACATCCTCGGCCACGGCACAATCGACCAGGATCTTGGCATCTCCATACACTAGAAAGTTGGCGAGGGATGCAGGAATCCCCCTTGAAAAGGTACGGGGATCCGGTCCAGCGGGAAGGATCTTGGATGAAGATATCCAGTCTCACCTCCTGGTGGAACCACTTCCTAAGGAAACGCCTGAGCGGACTGAGGCAGACAGCATCCCTTTCAGGGGAAGGCGGAAGCAGATTGCTTCAAAGATGGTCCGGTCAGTCAGGACCATCCCTCACTGTACCCATTTTGAAGAGATTGATGTCACGGAACTCCTCGCGTGGAAAAGGGATGTGACGGACGTTTCCATGGGTGCATTCTTCATCAAAGCGCTGTCTGTCTGCCTGAAAGAATTCCCGATTTTCAACGGACGGCTGGATGAAGAACAGGAGTGCGTCCACCTTCAGCATGCCCACCATATAGGAGTAGCGGTCGATACGGAGGAAGGGTTGATCGTACCGGTGATCCGTCATGTGGAAGAGAAGACGCTGAAGGGCATCCAGAAAGAACTCAAGGCACTGACAAACAAAGCGCTGGATCATACGCTTACCGCCAAGGAGGCAACAGGGGGGACATTCACGGTGAGCAATGTCGGTCCGCTTGGAGGTTCGATCGGTGCGACGCCGATCATCAATGAACCGGAAGTGGCCCTCGTATCCTTCCATAAAACGAAGAAGAGGCCAATGGTCAATGAGGCGGATGAAATCGTGATCCGGTCCATAATGAATGTATCCATGTCCTTTGATCACCGGGTGGCAGATGGCGGAACAGCCGTAAGATTCACCAATCGACTGCGGGATTTCATTGAAAAACCGGGTATCCTGCTGATGGAGATGATTTAGATGGTCGTGGGGGAAATGGTTGAAAAACGTGATCTGATGGTCATCGGTGGAGGACCTGGGGGCTATCATGCCGCGCTTCGTGCCGCCCAGCTGGGGCAACAGGTCACCTTGATCGAGCAGGGGGAGATCGGGGGAGCCTGCCTGAATGAAGGGTGCATCCCATCGAAGATCCTGACCCATTTTGCAAGCGAGTTCCGAAAGCAGGGGCATCTGCAGAAAATGGGCATGGTCATGGGGGAAACGTCCATCGATCTTGCCAGGCTGAAGTCCTATAGAGAAGAGAAGATCCAGGGCCTGCGGGCAGGGGTGGAAGGACTGCTTCGTTCAGGAGGAGTCGAGGTGATGAAAGGGGCCGCTTCATTTTTATCCGAGAACCGGATCGGGATTGAAAATGGTCATCAGTTCTCCCTTTTTGAATTCAAGCAGGCCATTGTCGCCATTGGTGGGAAGATGGAGTATCCGTCCCGTATCAGTATGAAATCCCCATTTGTCCTGACGGAGCGGGAGGCACTGACCATGACCGAGATACCGGAGGAATTGATTGTATCCGGTCATGACTATGTGGCCATTGAAATAGCTGCGGCATACGCGGCCCTTGGGAGCGCAGTCACCCTCCTGATGGAAGGGAGACTGCCATTTGATCAGGCCATTGAGCGTGAGATGAAGAGGCTTCTGAAAAAACAGAAGGTCTCTGTCACCACCGAAGTGACGATTCTGAGCGTTTCGGACGATGGAGGGGTGGAAGTGGATTATGAAAGTCCTACCGGGACCAGGCAGGTGAATGGGACTCATTTAGTCGTATGTGGGAAGTCGGGTGCAGACCTGACCTGTGCAGGACTGGACCGGCTACAGCTTGAGTGCGAGGAAGGTAAAATCAAGGTCGACGGGGAGGGACGCACGTCCATTCCCGGCGTGTGGGCCATAGGGGATGTGACCCCGGGACCGGGGCTTGCCATCAAAGCGATCAAGGAAGGAAAGGTGGCAGCGGAAGCCATTGCAGGGAAGACGGGGGAAATGGACCTGGAGTGGCTTCCTGCCATCGTCCATATGGATCCGCCGGTCGCCTGTGCGGGCTGGACTGAGGAAGAAGCGAAGGACCGTGGATATGACGTTGTCTGCAGTGAGTATCCTTTCAGAGCGAATGGCTTTGCAGCGCTGAAGGAAGAAACGGACGGCATGATTAAAATCGTATCGGAGAAAGGGACATCTCTGATCCTTGGCATCCATATGATCGGGCCGGGAGCTGTCGAACTGATTTCCACCGGAGTGCTCGGACTTGAAATGGCAGCAAGGGCGGAAGATTTCACCTTCCCGCTCTATCCGCATCCGAGCAGCAACGAAGCCCTGATGGAAGCCTTGGAGGAGCTCACCGGGCATGCTGTACATCTTCAGAGGAGGAAGAAGAAGGCAGTCCGATAAGTCAGTTGCTTTACTGCAGAAAAGCGTTCATGCTTCACATGCCGCTCTTGAGAAGAAAAGAAAAACAGCATACGATAATAATCAGAAAAATACGAAATCGGAGGGATCGTTATGGAAAAGATGGATAAGAAGTCAATGAAGACCGAAGAAATCTTCCCGGTAAGGGATGTCGATTATCTCGAATATTTCACAGGGAACGCCAAGCAGGCTGCCCATTTCTTTTGCACAGCGTTCGGATTCAAGACCGTCGCGTATTCCGGACTTGAAACAGGTAACCGTGATACCGTCTCCTATGTCCTTCAGCAGAATAAAGTTAGACTTGTTGTGACGGGGAGCCTTCACGAAGGAAGCCGTGTAGCGGAATTCGTCAGGAAGCATGGGGATGGGATCAAGGATATCGCCCTTATGGTGGATGATGTTGAAAAGGCTTTCAAAGGTGCGGTAGAGCGAGGGGCCATTGAAATCATGCCTCCAGAAACATTGGAAGATGCAGATGGGAAGCTGAAAAAAGCGGTGATTGGTACATACGGCGACACGATCCATACTTTGATTGAACGGAAGGATTATAACGGGATCTTCATGCCAGGGTATGAAAAAGCGGACTCTTCCAGAACAGAGCGTGATGCGGCCATCATCGCCGTCGACCACGTTGTCGGAAATGTCGAGCGCATGGAAGAGTGGGTGGAGTACTACGAGAAGGTGATGGGCTTCAAGGAGATGCGCCATTTCTCCGATGAGGATATCACGACAGAATACTCCGCCCTCATGTCCAAAGTGATGCACAACGGTGGCAGGATCAAGTTCCCGATCAACGAGCCTGCTGAAGGCAAGCGCAAATCCCAGATCCAGGAGTACCTTGAGTACTACGGCGGTCCAGGGGTACAGCATATCGCCGTTCTGACAGAGGACATCGTGAAGACCGTCGGCATCCTGAAGGAGAACGGTGTGGAATTCCTGAGCACCCCGGATTCCTATTACGATATGCTGTCTGAGCGTGTGGGAGAAATCGATGAGGAAATTTCTCAAATCAAGGCGTTGAACATTCTGGTGGATCGAGATGATGAAGGGTATCTCCTCCAGATCTTTACAAAGCCAATTGTTGATCGCCCGACTCTCTTCATTGAGGTCATCCAGCGCAAAGGGGCAAGGGGATTCGGAGAAGGGAACTTCAAAGCGTTGTTCGAATCGATAGAAAGAGAGCAGGAGCGACGCGGAAATCTTTAAATAATGAGTCCGACATTCAAATCGACGGTATCAGATAAAGAGAGATAAGATCCAAAAAAGAGATAGATATATAAAGGGAATCATGAGGGATCGAGAATAATAGGGGATCAACAAACAGAAAACGGGCTGGCCCATGAGCTTTTCGAAGAGATCCGGACACCTCCTGCATCCGTGCAGGAATCGGTCGGGATCCCGTTCTGAAACTCGGGGTCAGCCCTATTATAAGGAGGGGGCAGGCTGATGGTGCTGAAGTTCAAGACGAGGGAAGTCCTTACAAAAATTGATCCGTATGTTCTTGGGAAATCGACTGTCGAGTTACAAAAAGAGCATGGTCTCGGGTCTATTTGCAAGCTATCGGAAAATGAAAATATCCACGGCTGCTCCCCGGAGGTCGTCAGCTGGTTGAAGGAAGGCAATGGGGAACTCTTCCTTTACCCGGACGGGGCGGCCACTGAACTTCGCAGGGAAGTGTCTGAATTCCTTGGGGTGCGCGAAGGGAAGCTTGTATTCGGGAATGGGTCGGATGAAGTGATCAGGCTTCTCTCCAGGGCCTACATCAGTGAAGGAGACGAAGCCATCATGGCGGATGTCACCTTCCCCCGCTATCATACGAATGTCTTCCTCGAAGGCGGGAGATCGGTGAAGGTCCCCCTGGTGAACGGGGTCCATGACCTGGCCGGGATGAAAAGCGCCATTACGGATCGGACGAAGCTCATCTTCATCTGCAATCCGAATAACCCAACAGGTACCATCGTCGGGACTGAGGAACTCCTGTCCTTCATTTCAGCCGTCCCCCCACACGTCCTCCTGGTTTTGGACGAAGCGTACGTGGAATACGTGTCAGACAGGAATCACCTCGACACGCTCCCGCTTTTGGAGCGCTTCGATAACCTGGTGATCCTGAGGACTTTTTCAAAGATCTACGGCTTGGCGGGACTCAGGGTCGGATTCGGGGTCATGAATGAGGAAGTAGCCGGACAGCTCCTTAAAGTGAAGGATGTCTTCAATGTGAATGCGCTGGCCCAGGGAGCAGCCGTCACGGCCCTCCATGACCAGGAGTTCATCGGGAAGTGTGCTTCGTTGAATGAAGCGGGCCGTTCCTATCTCGAAGGGGAGTTTCATAGACTTGGGCTCGCGTACTTCCCTTCCCAGGCGAATTTTATCATGGTGGATACGGGGAAGGACGGGAATGTCATTGCAGGTGAATTGGCGAAGAGAGGATTCCTTGTCAGGTCCGGGGTCCTTCTGGGCTATCCCGAGACCATCCGCGTGACGATCGGAGCCGATCAGGACAATCGGGCTTTCGTCAAGGCCCTTGAATATGTGCTGGGGAGGAATGCAAGTGGATATCAAGCCTGATCAGCTCCCTTGGCAGGAAGCATATAAACTGGTCATCGGCTCCATCCTCCCGAGACCGATTGCATTTGTTTCCACCGTGGATGAGGCGGGCCATGCGAACCTTGCCCCGTTCAGCTTTTTTACGGCCATCAGCGCCGATCCCATGCTGGTATGTTTTTCGCCGATGCGAAGAGGTACGGACGGTGGGAAGAAGGATACGCTGTTGAATATTGAAGCGACGAAGGAATTTGTGATTAATATAGTCAGTGAAACGTTTGTAGAGCAAATGAACGACTGTTCGAAGGAATTTGCCCCGGAAGTGGATGAGTTCGAGGCAGTCGGCCTAGGTAAGAAGCCATCGGTTACCATCGCTCCCCGGCTGTTTCAGAAAGCCGGGTCCAGTTGGAATGCATCCTGCAGGACGTCCTGCATTTCGGCGATCATCCAGGGGCAGGGAGCCTGGTGATTGGAAAAGTGCTGTGCGTGCGAATGGATGATGAGCTGTATGACGCCGGAAGAATCGACTCATCCACGCTTGAGCCTGTCGGGAGGATGGCAGGCCAGATGTACACGAAGCCCCTCGCCGATACATTCGAATTGACCCGGAAGAGGTGAGAGAGAAATGAAGTTAGTGAGTTTTCTAGTGGGAGATGAGGTAAGGGCAGGCCTCGTAAGCGGAGACAGGGTGATTGATCTCCATCAGGCGAGCGGCGGCCGCTTACCGAAAGAGATGAAGCGACTGATCGAATTGGGGGATGAAGGCATATCGCTCATGCGCGAACTCTCTTCCCTTACCGGGGAATATGCCCTCGTGGATCTTCCCCTCGTGGCCCCCCTGCCTGATCCAGTGAGCATCCGCGACTTTTATGCGTTTGAGGATCATGTGAGGAACGCCCGGCAGAGAAGGGGCCTTTCGGTCGTACCGGAATGGTATGAGATGCCGGTCTTCTATTTCACCAATCATATGAGTGTGACCGGACCAGATGCGCCGATCACGGTTCCCGATGGGAGCGAATGTCTGGATTACGAGCTTGAAATTGCCTGCGTCATCGGGCGCAGAGGCAAAGACATCCAGGTTGAGCATGCAGAAGACCATATCTACGGCTATATGATCATGAACGACTGGAGTGCTAGGGACCTTCAGCGTGAAGAGATGAAGGTGGGCCTCGGGCCGGCGAAAGGGAAAGACTTTGCCACCACGTTCGGCCCGTATCTTGTGACGAGGGATGAGCTGGAATCCTACCGGGAAGGGGACCGTCTCGACCTGGAGATGACTGCCTCAGTGAACGGAGTCCCGTTGTCAAAGGGGAATTATAAAGATATCCATTATCCGTTTCCCGCCATGATTGCCAGGGCATCTGAAAATGTCATGCTCATACCGGGGAAGTGATCGGGTCGGGGACCGTCGGCACGGGCTGCCTGCTCGAGCTTGGTGAAGAAATCCACCCCTGGCTTGAACCCGGTGATATCGTGGAACTTGGCATCACAGGTCTCGGAATCTTAAAGAATACAATCAGTGCAAGGGAGGAGAGGGATCATGTTTTATCGCCGGATGGGGACGATCCCCCACAAGCGTCATACGATGTTCAAAAAAGATGATGGAAGTCTTTACCGGGAACAGGTGATGGGGACGAAGGGGTTCTCCGGGACCCAATCGATCCTTTATCACCACCATCTCCCGACTGCAGTCTCGGAAGCATCTTACGGAGGCAGCTACCTGCCTGAGTTCGAAGAGGAGGGGGCCCTTCGCCACCGCCACTTTTTCACGGAGTCAATCGAGAAGAAGGGAGATGCCCTGAACGCAAGGGAATACCTTCTTGGGAATAGCGACCTTCTCATCGGGACCGCAGCGGTTACTGATGCCATGAGTGACTTCTACCGTAACGGTGATGGAGATGAGATGCTGTTCATCCATTATGGAGCAGGGAAAGTGGAGACGATGTTCGGTACACTTTCTTACGGGAAAGGCGATTACATCATCATCCCGATCGGCACCATCCACCGGATCATACCCGAGGAAGAGACGAAGATCCTCGTGGTCGAATCGTTCAGTCAGATCACCACTCCGCGCAGGTATCGGAATGAATATGGCCAACTCCTCGAACACAGTCCATTCTGTGAACGGGATCTATCTGGACCGGAAGTACTTGAATCCCGGGATGAAAAAGGAGAATACCGCGTCCTGACGAAATCCCGCGGATCGATCCATGTTCATGTCCTGGATCATCATCCCCTTGATGTCGTAGGATGGGACGGCTATCTCTATCCTTGGAAGTTCAACATTGAAGACTTCGAGCCGATCACGGGCAGGGTCCATCAGCCCCCGCCTGTGCATCAGACCTTCGAGGGGCATAACTTCGTCGTCTGCTCCTTCGTTCCGAGGCTTTATGATTACCACCCGGAAGCCATACCGGCTCCTTATAACCACAGCAATGTCAACAGCGACGAACTCCTTTACTATGTAGAGGGGAATTTCATGAGCCGCAAGGGCATCAAGAGGGGATCGATCACCCTCCATCCAAGCGGGATTCCCCACGGGCCGCATCCGGGAACGACTGAAGCGAGCATCGGGAAAAAAGAAACACTGGAACTCGCCGTCATGATCGATACGTTCCGCCCCCTCAAAATCGTGAAGAAGGCAAAGGATGTCGAAGATCCAGCATATATGTATACATGGGTATAAAAGAAAACCGGTTCCGAACAGGAACCGGTTTTTTATTTTATAGAGATTTTAAACTGATTCAAGAGGATCGATCACCCCTTGATTCAGGTAAACGTAAATAAATGGGTGGTTCTTGTGCAACAAGTCACAAATAGGAGTGTTCCCATTCAGTTTCTCCCGGAAAATAAAAAGAGTAGCGTTTCTTCTATTAGAGTACTAAAGTGGATTGATTCTCATTTGAAGGGATTTGTTGAGAATGGGAAGAGGGGGAGGAGTGTGATGAATGATGTCTAAGGATGTCATGAGCCCTGTAAACTCAACGTCTTCGGGAAAAAACTATCAAAGTTTTTTTAAGAACAAAAATTTATTTTTTTTGAGGTTCTATAAACCTGATAAGGACAAAGATGAAAGCGTTACCATATAATCTGACAAATCTAAATTGTCTAATAATTTACCGAAATAGTGTTGACCTTCCATTAAAACGGGAGTAACATTGTCCTCAATAAAATTTTTAATCGCATCAGAAAAGGTCAGTGGCGGTCTTCGCACCCATTTTTACAAGGGGCCTGGACGTAAATAGATGTGTTAGAAAATTAATATTCCGAATAATCAAATAAATCAAATCGTGAAAGGAATGATGAACATGAGCGAGCAGTGGATTTACTTAGACGGTCAGTACGTAAAAAAGGAAGATGCAAAAGTATCTGTTTATGACCATGGTTTTCTTTATGGAGATGGAGTGTTCGAAGGCATTCGAATGTATGACGGCAATGTCTTCCGTCTCGAAGAACATGTTGATCGCCTTTACGATTCAGCAAAATCCATCATGCTGAACATCGAAGTGTCGAAAGAAGAGATGAGCGATATCATCGTTGAAACATTGAAAATGAATAAACTTGAAAATGCATATATCAGGGTAGTCATCTCCCGCGGAGTAGGGAATCTCGGATTGGATCCGTTCACCTGCAGCCATCCGCAGATCATCGTCATTGCTGAACAACTCGCGCTTTTCCCGAAAGCACTGTATGACACGGGGATCGAGATCGTCACAGTAGCAAGCAGACGGAACCGTGCAGACGTTTTATCGCCGAAGGTCAAGTCGCTGAACTACCTGAACAACATCCTCGTAAAGATCGAAGCGAACCTTGCCGGTGTAAGTGAAGCGCTGATGCTGAACGATCAAGGGTATGTAGCGGAAGGATCCGCCGATAACATCTTCATCGTGAAGAAAGGAAGGATCCTGACTCCACCAGGTTATGTAGGGGCATTAGAAGGCATCACCCGCAACGCCATCATCGAAATCGCCCAGAAATCAGGTTACGAAATGAAAGAAGAAGTCTTTACACGCCACGATGTATATACGGCGGATGAAGTCTTCCTCACGGGTACTGCA from Rossellomorea marisflavi includes the following:
- the pdhA gene encoding pyruvate dehydrogenase (acetyl-transferring) E1 component subunit alpha, with protein sequence MIEQFPIVQVLNPHGELSPDREKEVSEGVARTFLRHLIRIRTFDRKAVSLQRQGRIGTYAPFEGQEASQVGSAMALHEKDWLFPTYRDHGATMTFGHPLLQILLFWKGRNEGCVPPEGKNIFTPGIPIATQLPHAVGAAYAEKRKGSEAAAIAYFGDGATSEGDFHEGLNLASVWGAPVVFFNQNNRYAISVPIHKQMKTKTIAQKALAYDIPSVRIDGNDVFAVYFETKEALERARRGEGPTLIEAVTWRYGAHTTADDPTKYRDQGESDVKRREDPIDRLQRYMEQKGWCDEEWLESIRLECAKEVDAAVADLEQYPNPDPSLIFDHVFETPTWNVLQQKERLLSHLKGGSR
- the hisC gene encoding histidinol-phosphate transaminase, which produces MVLKFKTREVLTKIDPYVLGKSTVELQKEHGLGSICKLSENENIHGCSPEVVSWLKEGNGELFLYPDGAATELRREVSEFLGVREGKLVFGNGSDEVIRLLSRAYISEGDEAIMADVTFPRYHTNVFLEGGRSVKVPLVNGVHDLAGMKSAITDRTKLIFICNPNNPTGTIVGTEELLSFISAVPPHVLLVLDEAYVEYVSDRNHLDTLPLLERFDNLVILRTFSKIYGLAGLRVGFGVMNEEVAGQLLKVKDVFNVNALAQGAAVTALHDQEFIGKCASLNEAGRSYLEGEFHRLGLAYFPSQANFIMVDTGKDGNVIAGELAKRGFLVRSGVLLGYPETIRVTIGADQDNRAFVKALEYVLGRNASGYQA
- a CDS encoding dihydrolipoamide acetyltransferase family protein: MEVKLHDIGEGMTEATINAFLVGVGEQVRADQPLVEVQTDKMTAEIPAPANGIIKGFSVKEGDTIRVGETVLIMGAGKESVAPKRTSSATAQSTRILASPYTRKLARDAGIPLEKVRGSGPAGRILDEDIQSHLLVEPLPKETPERTEADSIPFRGRRKQIASKMVRSVRTIPHCTHFEEIDVTELLAWKRDVTDVSMGAFFIKALSVCLKEFPIFNGRLDEEQECVHLQHAHHIGVAVDTEEGLIVPVIRHVEEKTLKGIQKELKALTNKALDHTLTAKEATGGTFTVSNVGPLGGSIGATPIINEPEVALVSFHKTKKRPMVNEADEIVIRSIMNVSMSFDHRVADGGTAVRFTNRLRDFIEKPGILLMEMI
- a CDS encoding FAD-dependent oxidoreductase yields the protein MVEKRDLMVIGGGPGGYHAALRAAQLGQQVTLIEQGEIGGACLNEGCIPSKILTHFASEFRKQGHLQKMGMVMGETSIDLARLKSYREEKIQGLRAGVEGLLRSGGVEVMKGAASFLSENRIGIENGHQFSLFEFKQAIVAIGGKMEYPSRISMKSPFVLTEREALTMTEIPEELIVSGHDYVAIEIAAAYAALGSAVTLLMEGRLPFDQAIEREMKRLLKKQKVSVTTEVTILSVSDDGGVEVDYESPTGTRQVNGTHLVVCGKSGADLTCAGLDRLQLECEEGKIKVDGEGRTSIPGVWAIGDVTPGPGLAIKAIKEGKVAAEAIAGKTGEMDLEWLPAIVHMDPPVACAGWTEEEAKDRGYDVVCSEYPFRANGFAALKEETDGMIKIVSEKGTSLILGIHMIGPGAVELISTGVLGLEMAARAEDFTFPLYPHPSSNEALMEALEELTGHAVHLQRRKKKAVR
- the hppD gene encoding 4-hydroxyphenylpyruvate dioxygenase, producing the protein MEKMDKKSMKTEEIFPVRDVDYLEYFTGNAKQAAHFFCTAFGFKTVAYSGLETGNRDTVSYVLQQNKVRLVVTGSLHEGSRVAEFVRKHGDGIKDIALMVDDVEKAFKGAVERGAIEIMPPETLEDADGKLKKAVIGTYGDTIHTLIERKDYNGIFMPGYEKADSSRTERDAAIIAVDHVVGNVERMEEWVEYYEKVMGFKEMRHFSDEDITTEYSALMSKVMHNGGRIKFPINEPAEGKRKSQIQEYLEYYGGPGVQHIAVLTEDIVKTVGILKENGVEFLSTPDSYYDMLSERVGEIDEEISQIKALNILVDRDDEGYLLQIFTKPIVDRPTLFIEVIQRKGARGFGEGNFKALFESIEREQERRGNL
- a CDS encoding Glu/Leu/Phe/Val dehydrogenase dimerization domain-containing protein — translated: MDMFDQIKNHEQVLFCNDEETGLKAIIAIHNTTLGPALGGCRMMPYASVDAALNDVLRLSRGMTYKCAAADVDFGGGKAVIIGDPTKDKHPELFRAFGQFVESLQGRFYTGTDMGTSPDDFVHALKETNCIVGVDEVYGGSGDSSIPTAMGVIYGLEATNETIWGSRDLHGKRYAIQGLGKVGFKVAERLLEEGADLIVTDISHYSVEKLQLKAKALGTAVKAVSGDEIYSVDADVFIPCAIGGILNDETIGRLKVKAVAGSANNQLLEHRHGMSLHQKGILYAPDYIVNAGGLIQVADELYEPNKERVLQKTGAIYNSLLNIYTQSENEHITTVQAADRFCENRIQTRTKRNSFFTHTKRPKWSVRK
- a CDS encoding homogentisate 1,2-dioxygenase, which codes for MFYRRMGTIPHKRHTMFKKDDGSLYREQVMGTKGFSGTQSILYHHHLPTAVSEASYGGSYLPEFEEEGALRHRHFFTESIEKKGDALNAREYLLGNSDLLIGTAAVTDAMSDFYRNGDGDEMLFIHYGAGKVETMFGTLSYGKGDYIIIPIGTIHRIIPEEETKILVVESFSQITTPRRYRNEYGQLLEHSPFCERDLSGPEVLESRDEKGEYRVLTKSRGSIHVHVLDHHPLDVVGWDGYLYPWKFNIEDFEPITGRVHQPPPVHQTFEGHNFVVCSFVPRLYDYHPEAIPAPYNHSNVNSDELLYYVEGNFMSRKGIKRGSITLHPSGIPHGPHPGTTEASIGKKETLELAVMIDTFRPLKIVKKAKDVEDPAYMYTWV
- a CDS encoding flavin reductase family protein; translated protein: MDIKPDQLPWQEAYKLVIGSILPRPIAFVSTVDEAGHANLAPFSFFTAISADPMLVCFSPMRRGTDGGKKDTLLNIEATKEFVINIVSETFVEQMNDCSKEFAPEVDEFEAVGLGKKPSVTIAPRLFQKAGSSWNASCRTSCISAIIQGQGAW